Proteins from a genomic interval of Prochlorothrix hollandica PCC 9006 = CALU 1027:
- a CDS encoding NUDIX hydrolase: protein MAPVLADFRVGVDNVIFSVDSQENRLLVLLVMRQREVCHGQWALPGTLVRQGESLESAADRVLAEKIRAKNLYLEQLYTFGGPGRDPREAPDSYGVRYLAVSYFALVRFGEAELIADGVNGIAWYPWDQLPDLAFDHDRIVAYGYRRLRSKLEYSPIAFEVLPQQFTLGDLYQLYVTVLGEGFSDYSNFRSRLLKLGFLVDTGLKVSRGAGRPASLYQFDPQAFAPFKDKPLVFV, encoded by the coding sequence ATGGCTCCCGTTTTAGCGGATTTCCGGGTGGGGGTGGATAATGTTATTTTCTCGGTGGATTCCCAGGAAAACCGGCTGTTGGTGCTGTTGGTGATGCGACAACGGGAGGTGTGCCATGGGCAGTGGGCCTTACCGGGAACCCTGGTGCGTCAAGGGGAATCCCTGGAGTCTGCCGCCGATCGCGTCCTTGCGGAAAAGATTCGGGCCAAGAATCTCTATCTAGAGCAGCTCTATACCTTTGGGGGCCCGGGGCGAGATCCTCGTGAAGCCCCCGATAGCTATGGGGTTCGTTATTTGGCCGTGAGTTATTTTGCCCTGGTGCGATTTGGGGAAGCAGAATTAATCGCTGATGGGGTCAATGGCATTGCCTGGTACCCCTGGGATCAGTTGCCCGATTTAGCCTTTGATCACGATCGCATTGTGGCCTATGGCTATCGCCGTTTGCGCAGTAAGTTGGAATATAGTCCCATTGCCTTTGAGGTGTTGCCCCAGCAGTTCACCTTGGGGGACTTGTATCAACTTTATGTCACGGTTTTAGGGGAGGGCTTTTCCGATTATTCTAATTTTCGATCGCGATTGCTGAAATTAGGATTTCTGGTGGATACCGGCCTTAAGGTATCGCGGGGCGCAGGACGACCCGCTAGCCTCTACCAGTTTGATCCCCAGGCTTTTGCCCCCTTCAAAGATAAACCGTTGGTTTTTGTCTAG
- a CDS encoding NYN domain-containing protein, with protein sequence MDNQNIQLKTSRLAVLIDADNANAKIIEPLLKEVSKYGTSHVKRIYGDWTNEQLKPWKSILNEFAIQPIQQFTYTSGKNATDSALIIDAMDLLYTGNFDGFCIVSSDSDFTRLATRIRESGLLVYGFGENKTPQPFVNACDKFIYTEILDTGSSTKQKSSNSSKTTKTLSSKLVTLFKDVYDGIAEEEEWINLGPFGSQLTKISPSFDPRNYGYSKLSTLIKATEVFEVKPQSGSLYIRLKPKSN encoded by the coding sequence ATGGATAATCAAAATATACAGCTTAAAACTAGCCGTTTAGCGGTCTTAATCGATGCCGACAATGCCAATGCCAAAATTATTGAACCCCTGTTAAAAGAGGTTTCCAAATATGGCACCTCCCATGTCAAACGCATCTATGGGGACTGGACCAATGAGCAGCTTAAACCCTGGAAAAGTATCCTCAATGAATTTGCCATTCAACCCATCCAGCAGTTCACCTACACCAGTGGGAAGAATGCCACCGATAGCGCCCTGATTATTGATGCCATGGATCTGCTCTACACCGGTAATTTCGACGGATTTTGTATTGTCTCCAGTGACAGCGACTTTACCCGTTTGGCCACCCGTATCCGGGAGTCGGGGCTATTGGTCTATGGGTTTGGGGAAAATAAAACCCCCCAACCCTTTGTTAATGCCTGCGATAAATTTATTTATACGGAGATTCTCGACACTGGCTCCAGCACCAAGCAGAAAAGTAGTAATAGTTCCAAAACCACTAAAACCCTCAGTTCTAAATTAGTGACTCTGTTTAAGGATGTTTACGATGGCATCGCGGAAGAAGAAGAGTGGATTAACCTAGGACCCTTTGGATCCCAACTGACGAAAATCTCCCCATCCTTTGATCCTCGGAACTATGGCTATAGCAAACTCAGCACCTTGATTAAAGCCACTGAGGTTTTTGAAGTCAAGCCCCAAAGCGGTTCTTTGTACATTCGTCTCAAGCCTAAATCTAACTAA
- a CDS encoding NAD+ synthase, whose product MKITLAQLNPTVGDLVYNAQQIEAAAHRAAAQGADLLLTPELSLCGYPPRDLLLNPSFTQAIQHQLQTLAQALPPALGVLVGTVEPNLEADRHGEKPLFNSIALLKDGQVQQIFHKRLLPTYDVFDEDRYFEPGKASHDLVFQLGPDSPKIGVTICEDFWNEESFWGKRHYPQNPIADLVAQGVDLIVNLSASPYILGKQVLRESMLGHSARLHQVPILYANQVGGNDDLIFDGRSVVLNRQGEVVSRAPGFIPALRSVWWDAQGRDVIAAVEPDMEPDGEPDGEPAIDPLAPSPEAELWEALVLGVGDYGRKCGFRKIVVGLSGGIDSALVATIAAAALGAPQVLAVLMPSPYSSDHSVGDALALVDNLGIQSHKIPIAPVMAGFDQGLADLFAGQEPDVTEENLQSRIRGTLLMAIANKFGHLLLSTGNKSEMAVGYCTLYGDMDGGLAAIADVPKTQVYRLCQWINGAGNGRVRQQLAALNPNFGERSASQPLIPVHILTKPPSAELKPDQVDQDSLPDYEILDAILDRMVHQHQSQEQIIAAGFEAAVVQKIWKLVVRSEFKRRQAPPGLKITDRAFGTGWRMPIASRW is encoded by the coding sequence ATGAAAATTACCCTTGCCCAACTCAATCCCACCGTTGGGGATCTGGTTTACAATGCCCAACAGATCGAGGCAGCGGCTCACCGGGCGGCGGCCCAGGGGGCGGATCTGTTGCTGACTCCTGAGCTATCCCTGTGTGGCTATCCCCCTCGCGATTTACTCCTGAATCCCAGCTTTACCCAAGCCATACAGCACCAACTCCAAACCCTAGCCCAGGCTTTGCCCCCAGCCCTAGGGGTGTTGGTGGGGACGGTGGAACCCAATCTTGAGGCCGATCGCCACGGGGAAAAGCCCCTGTTTAACAGTATTGCTCTGCTCAAAGATGGCCAGGTGCAACAGATTTTCCATAAGCGCCTGTTGCCTACCTATGATGTTTTTGATGAAGATCGCTATTTTGAACCGGGCAAGGCTAGCCATGATTTGGTGTTTCAACTGGGTCCCGATTCCCCCAAGATTGGGGTGACTATTTGCGAAGATTTTTGGAATGAGGAATCCTTTTGGGGCAAGCGCCACTATCCCCAAAATCCCATTGCTGATTTGGTGGCTCAAGGGGTTGACTTGATTGTTAATTTATCGGCATCCCCCTATATTTTGGGCAAGCAGGTTTTGCGAGAGTCGATGTTAGGTCACTCGGCCCGCCTACACCAGGTGCCCATTCTCTACGCCAACCAGGTGGGGGGTAATGATGACTTGATTTTTGATGGCCGCAGTGTGGTTTTGAATCGCCAGGGCGAGGTGGTGAGCCGTGCCCCCGGTTTTATCCCCGCCCTACGATCGGTGTGGTGGGATGCCCAGGGGAGGGATGTGATCGCAGCGGTGGAACCGGATATGGAACCGGATGGAGAACCGGATGGAGAACCGGCGATCGATCCCCTAGCCCCTAGCCCGGAGGCGGAACTGTGGGAAGCCTTGGTTTTGGGAGTGGGGGATTATGGGCGTAAATGTGGGTTTCGCAAAATTGTGGTGGGGCTGAGTGGGGGCATTGACTCGGCCCTGGTGGCCACGATCGCCGCTGCTGCCCTAGGTGCGCCCCAGGTTCTGGCGGTGTTGATGCCCTCCCCCTATAGTTCCGATCATTCCGTGGGGGATGCCTTGGCCCTGGTGGATAATCTGGGGATCCAAAGCCATAAAATTCCCATTGCGCCGGTGATGGCGGGCTTTGACCAGGGCTTAGCGGATTTGTTTGCCGGTCAGGAGCCGGACGTGACGGAGGAAAATCTGCAATCCCGCATCCGGGGCACCCTGTTGATGGCTATTGCCAACAAATTTGGCCATTTACTGCTGTCTACGGGTAATAAGTCGGAAATGGCCGTGGGCTATTGCACCCTCTATGGGGATATGGATGGGGGCTTGGCGGCGATCGCCGATGTGCCCAAAACCCAGGTCTATCGCCTCTGCCAGTGGATTAATGGGGCGGGCAATGGTCGGGTGCGCCAGCAGTTAGCGGCCCTGAATCCCAATTTCGGGGAGCGATCGGCCAGCCAACCCCTGATTCCGGTGCATATCCTCACCAAACCCCCCAGCGCCGAACTGAAGCCGGACCAGGTGGATCAGGATTCCCTGCCCGATTATGAGATCTTGGATGCCATCCTCGATCGCATGGTGCATCAACACCAGTCCCAGGAGCAGATCATTGCAGCGGGGTTTGAGGCGGCGGTGGTGCAGAAAATCTGGAAACTGGTGGTGCGATCGGAGTTCAAGCGCCGACAGGCTCCGCCGGGGTTGAAGATCACCGATCGAGCCTTTGGGACGGGTTGGCGAATGCCGATCGCCAGCCGCTGGTAA
- the bcp gene encoding thioredoxin-dependent thiol peroxidase yields MALQIGDPAPDFTLAAADGQPYTLADLRGQFVVLYFYPRDNTPGCTQEACGFRDRYGAIQAQGAIVLGVSTDDAKSHQKFITKYQLPFPLLCDPGGTVATAYDSYGLKKFMGKEFMGVFRRTYLIDPQGSIAKIYPKVKAEPHPAEVLQDLQTLQTPGT; encoded by the coding sequence ATGGCCCTACAGATTGGTGATCCCGCCCCCGACTTTACCCTCGCCGCTGCCGATGGCCAACCCTACACCTTGGCGGATCTGCGGGGTCAGTTTGTGGTGCTGTACTTCTATCCCCGCGACAACACTCCCGGTTGCACCCAGGAAGCCTGTGGGTTCCGCGATCGCTACGGAGCCATCCAGGCCCAGGGGGCGATCGTCCTGGGGGTTAGCACCGACGATGCGAAAAGTCACCAGAAGTTCATCACCAAGTATCAACTGCCCTTTCCCCTCCTCTGCGATCCAGGGGGCACCGTAGCCACTGCCTACGACAGCTATGGTCTCAAAAAATTCATGGGCAAAGAATTCATGGGGGTGTTTCGCCGCACCTACCTCATTGATCCCCAAGGATCCATTGCTAAAATCTACCCCAAGGTCAAAGCTGAACCTCATCCCGCCGAGGTCTTGCAGGATTTACAAACTCTCCAAACCCCAGGGACTTAG
- a CDS encoding NUDIX hydrolase, with the protein MEPRSAQGQGDSQGDLARQGARSGLRRSLLRQALRYAKAIAQVAFRHPILGVVIIPVLADGSLVLVRRVDDGRWSLPGGLVDWGEDIATTATRELQEETGLTLVQMGRLVGVYSDPDRDPRVHSVAIAIEAQVSGQFAVQDTLEISQVAAFAPDQVPLDQLSHDHSRPLQDYFQGATRIA; encoded by the coding sequence ATGGAACCGCGATCGGCCCAGGGCCAGGGGGATAGCCAAGGGGATCTTGCACGACAGGGGGCGCGATCGGGGTTGCGGCGATCGCTCCTGCGCCAAGCTCTCCGCTACGCCAAAGCCATTGCCCAGGTGGCCTTTCGTCACCCGATTTTGGGGGTGGTGATTATTCCAGTCTTAGCCGATGGTTCCCTGGTGTTGGTGCGGCGGGTGGATGATGGGCGCTGGAGTTTGCCCGGTGGTTTGGTGGACTGGGGCGAGGATATTGCCACCACGGCCACGCGGGAATTGCAAGAAGAAACCGGTTTGACCTTGGTGCAGATGGGTCGTTTAGTGGGGGTGTATTCCGACCCCGATCGCGATCCCCGTGTCCATTCCGTGGCCATTGCCATAGAAGCCCAGGTTTCCGGTCAATTTGCGGTGCAGGACACCCTGGAAATCTCCCAGGTGGCGGCTTTTGCCCCGGATCAAGTGCCCTTGGATCAGTTAAGCCATGATCACAGCCGCCCACTTCAGGACTATTTTCAGGGCGCAACCCGCATTGCCTAG
- a CDS encoding SanA/YdcF family protein, protein MNLWRSLFWQGLALGLLVPAVSVAYVQWMTGAYRYGDRSTVPAARIALVLGAGVWADGTPTPMLADRLEGAIGLYHQGQVQKLLMSGDNGSQDYDEVTVMGNYAQQQGVNPGDITLDYAGFSTYESCYRAKVIFGMTEGTVVTQNFHLARSVYTCRTLGIDAVGLGTPDWNYYSGVTMRSLTLREVLAVVKALLELHILRPKPTFLGPYEGIL, encoded by the coding sequence ATGAACCTGTGGCGATCGCTATTTTGGCAAGGCTTGGCCCTGGGCCTTCTGGTGCCAGCGGTATCTGTGGCCTATGTGCAGTGGATGACCGGAGCCTATCGGTATGGGGATCGATCGACGGTGCCAGCAGCCCGAATTGCCCTGGTGCTGGGGGCGGGAGTCTGGGCCGATGGGACTCCCACCCCGATGCTGGCCGATCGCTTGGAGGGGGCGATCGGCCTCTACCACCAGGGCCAAGTGCAAAAATTGCTGATGTCCGGCGACAACGGCAGCCAAGACTATGACGAAGTGACCGTGATGGGAAACTACGCCCAACAGCAGGGGGTCAATCCAGGGGACATTACTTTGGACTACGCCGGCTTCAGCACCTACGAAAGCTGCTACCGCGCCAAGGTGATTTTTGGCATGACGGAGGGCACTGTGGTAACCCAAAATTTCCATCTAGCCCGCAGTGTTTACACCTGCCGCACCTTAGGCATTGATGCGGTGGGATTGGGCACCCCCGACTGGAACTATTACAGTGGGGTGACGATGCGATCGCTAACCCTGCGGGAAGTCTTAGCGGTGGTTAAAGCCTTGTTAGAGTTGCATATTCTACGGCCCAAACCCACATTCTTAGGTCCCTACGAGGGGATTTTATAG
- a CDS encoding DUF760 domain-containing protein, whose protein sequence is MAVNQDFYTNPDFFEPHAQDSLVRYVQNLHPDVVSQLSKPQSQDVIRVMEQNISGLLGNLPSEHFDMAITTSKENLGRLLASAMISGYFLRNAELRHSFERSVDDLANSGTPEVPPAEA, encoded by the coding sequence ATGGCTGTGAACCAAGATTTTTACACCAACCCAGATTTCTTTGAGCCTCATGCTCAGGATTCCCTGGTGCGTTATGTTCAGAACCTTCACCCCGATGTTGTCAGCCAACTCTCCAAACCCCAATCCCAGGATGTGATCCGGGTCATGGAGCAAAATATTTCTGGGCTGCTGGGGAATTTGCCCTCAGAACATTTTGACATGGCCATCACCACCAGTAAGGAAAATTTGGGCCGCTTATTGGCTTCTGCCATGATCAGCGGCTATTTTCTTCGCAATGCCGAACTACGCCACTCCTTTGAGCGATCTGTTGATGATTTAGCCAACAGTGGTACCCCCGAAGTGCCCCCTGCTGAAGCCTAG
- a CDS encoding PP2C family protein-serine/threonine phosphatase, producing the protein MLTPQTEVEGRYRVISSQVWLDTQPASSLPAPQAIPQELLPYQYLYPLRLHIPVVYGLCSTAAGTVVLLENVPLEGAGRLLPSLDQALATAKPLRQVYWFWQMLQLWEPLDRLGVAASLLVPDNLRVEGGLLRLRELYAGLGGDWPLGAGLDLPEPRYQGTLDRPDLADLGHLWLTWMPHVHPEIRTSLINLAQQMQDTGASIATLAPDLNDLLLGLTADPPLRIQALGLTDTGPNHRHNEDACYPLPRDLQNRNIPPDSQLIPHVALVCDGIGGHEGGEVASQLAVRSLKLQVQALLSEILQQEQSLSPDLVMEQLAASVRVVNNLISVQNDVQGRENRQRMATTLVMAVHLQQPLPQGEGNSHELYVVHVGDSRAYWITPHYCQRLTVDDDVACREVRMGRGFYRQVLQRPDAGSLTQALGARHGEDLYLQVRRFILDEDGVLLLCSDGLSDNGWVERSWNGSIDAILSGAQSLERSAHDWLDLANQRNGHDNVSVVLLRCQVSPSYGGSLEQVAVQQLEEEPVITSIMSVPVAGELEPATAMALVRPLTPSAKRAGGGWRIAALTLLGLGLVGLVGLIIVRQLDYFQNPPPDTAPPDTTESP; encoded by the coding sequence ATGCTAACCCCGCAAACGGAAGTGGAAGGGCGCTATCGGGTGATTTCCTCCCAAGTTTGGCTAGATACCCAACCAGCATCTTCCCTCCCCGCCCCCCAAGCCATTCCCCAAGAACTGCTGCCCTACCAATACCTCTATCCCCTGCGGCTCCACATTCCCGTGGTTTATGGCCTATGCTCCACCGCCGCCGGAACCGTCGTTTTATTAGAAAATGTCCCCCTGGAAGGTGCGGGGCGGTTATTACCCAGCCTAGACCAAGCCCTGGCCACGGCTAAACCCCTGCGTCAGGTCTATTGGTTCTGGCAAATGCTGCAACTGTGGGAACCCCTCGATCGCCTGGGGGTGGCGGCGAGCTTGCTGGTGCCCGACAACTTGCGGGTGGAAGGGGGACTGCTGCGGCTGCGGGAACTGTATGCGGGGCTGGGGGGAGACTGGCCCTTGGGGGCGGGTTTAGATTTACCGGAGCCGCGCTACCAAGGCACCCTAGATCGGCCCGACTTGGCTGATTTAGGCCATCTGTGGCTCACCTGGATGCCCCATGTCCACCCAGAAATCCGCACCAGCCTTATTAACCTAGCCCAACAGATGCAGGATACCGGGGCTTCCATTGCCACCTTAGCCCCCGACTTAAATGATCTCTTGCTGGGGCTAACGGCGGATCCTCCCCTGCGGATCCAAGCCCTAGGGTTAACGGACACCGGACCCAACCACCGCCACAACGAAGATGCCTGCTACCCCCTGCCTCGGGATCTCCAGAATCGCAACATTCCCCCCGATAGCCAACTGATTCCCCATGTGGCTTTGGTCTGTGATGGCATTGGGGGCCATGAGGGGGGGGAGGTGGCCAGTCAGTTGGCGGTGCGCTCCCTCAAGCTCCAGGTACAAGCCCTCCTCAGCGAAATTCTGCAACAGGAACAGTCCCTCTCCCCGGATCTGGTGATGGAACAACTCGCCGCCAGTGTGCGGGTGGTCAATAACCTGATCAGCGTCCAAAACGATGTCCAAGGTCGGGAAAACCGCCAGCGCATGGCCACAACCCTGGTGATGGCGGTGCATTTACAGCAGCCGTTGCCCCAGGGAGAGGGCAATAGCCATGAGCTGTATGTGGTCCATGTGGGGGATAGTCGTGCCTATTGGATCACCCCCCACTATTGCCAGCGGCTGACGGTGGATGATGATGTGGCTTGTCGGGAAGTGCGCATGGGGCGGGGGTTCTATCGCCAAGTCCTCCAACGGCCCGATGCGGGATCCCTCACCCAAGCCCTGGGTGCCCGCCATGGGGAAGATCTCTATCTCCAGGTGCGCCGCTTTATTTTGGATGAAGATGGGGTCTTGCTGCTGTGTTCCGATGGCCTTAGCGATAATGGCTGGGTGGAACGTTCTTGGAATGGGTCGATCGATGCTATTTTGAGCGGTGCCCAAAGTTTGGAGCGATCGGCCCATGATTGGCTGGATTTGGCCAACCAACGCAACGGCCATGACAATGTGTCGGTGGTGCTGTTGCGCTGTCAGGTGTCCCCGTCCTATGGGGGAAGCCTGGAGCAGGTGGCAGTGCAGCAGTTAGAGGAGGAACCGGTGATCACCAGCATCATGTCCGTCCCGGTGGCAGGAGAGCTGGAACCGGCAACGGCTATGGCCCTGGTTCGTCCCTTAACCCCGTCTGCAAAACGGGCCGGGGGGGGATGGCGCATTGCAGCCCTGACCCTCCTGGGCTTGGGCTTAGTGGGGCTAGTGGGGTTAATTATTGTGCGGCAACTGGACTATTTCCAAAACCCACCCCCCGACACTGCCCCACCGGACACCACAGAATCCCCCTAG
- a CDS encoding TerC family protein, which produces MLDPILDVSPNLGLDTLLLLPVLVALETILSADNAIALAAISRGLPTPELQRQALNVGLVVAFVLRIGLILTAVWVLRFWQVELAGAAYLIWLAIQYFFSSDSDETEGSSSHHRFTSLWQAIPILALTDLAFSLDSVTTAIAIADEVWIVLLGATIGIITLRFMAGLFIRWLQEYVHLEDAGYLAVALVGLRLLLRVVAPQAVPPDWIMISLIALFFAWGFSKHTESNQI; this is translated from the coding sequence ATGCTCGACCCCATTCTTGATGTATCCCCCAACCTCGGTCTGGATACCCTCTTGCTTCTGCCCGTGCTCGTGGCCCTGGAAACCATTTTGTCTGCCGATAACGCCATTGCCCTTGCGGCCATTTCGCGGGGACTGCCCACCCCTGAACTCCAGCGTCAAGCGTTGAATGTGGGGTTAGTGGTTGCGTTTGTCCTGCGGATTGGGCTAATTTTGACGGCTGTTTGGGTTTTGCGCTTTTGGCAGGTGGAGTTGGCGGGAGCCGCTTATTTGATTTGGCTGGCGATTCAGTATTTTTTCAGTAGTGACAGTGACGAGACGGAGGGTTCCAGCAGTCACCACCGCTTTACCTCCCTGTGGCAGGCCATTCCCATTCTTGCCCTGACGGATTTAGCCTTTTCGTTGGATAGTGTGACGACGGCGATCGCCATCGCCGATGAAGTCTGGATTGTGTTGTTGGGGGCCACCATTGGCATTATTACCCTGCGGTTTATGGCGGGCTTGTTTATTCGCTGGCTCCAGGAATATGTCCACCTGGAGGATGCGGGATACCTGGCGGTGGCCCTGGTGGGGCTGCGGTTGTTGCTGCGGGTGGTGGCTCCCCAGGCGGTACCCCCAGACTGGATCATGATTAGTTTAATTGCCCTCTTTTTTGCCTGGGGCTTTTCCAAACACACAGAATCCAATCAAATCTAA
- the recQ gene encoding DNA helicase RecQ, producing the protein MSHSSPSSAAPSSASTTTIGPNPTAYNLPGTLKQAFGYDSFRPGQQAIIEALLSNRDVMVVMPTGGGKSICFQLPALLRSGVMLVVSPLIALMQDQVEALQKNGIAATFLNSSLRGDEARSRQQAILRDQIKLLYVAPERLLSPPFLQFLQGVQQTVGISAFAIDEAHCVSEWGHDFRPEYRQLGQLRQQFASVPFMGLTATATPRVRGDIMHQLQLRDPFVHIASFNRPNLYYEIVAKGKSTYGNLLHLLRQKPQDSAIVYCMSRRQVDELTNQLARDGVTVLPYHAGMGDEARTTNQRRFIRDDVQVMVATVAFGMGINKPDVRRVVHYDLPRNIESYYQEAGRAGRDGEPAHCTLYFSVGDMKRVEWMIDQKVDPHTGEPLEDQQRIARQQLRQVVDYAESAACRRIVQLSYFGEQFPGDCDRCDNCCHPKPQEDWTIEAQKFLSCVARCHERFGMTHIIDVLRGSRKERIQQLGHDRLSTHGIGKDRTVEQWRLLGRTLLQQGCLEETQDKFPVLKLTAASWEIMRKQRSIQVAIPQTAQERQPQASRLEAEQLFDRLRVLRKSIADEQNVAPYMVFTDSSLRLMSQQRPQTLDQFSQISGVGRRKLEDYGDRFTTEIRAYCRDMGLPLMAADSSGPLPPESATDAASRSRIRMTIYDTYDLHKKGLGPQDIADQRNLKLTTVFNHLADLLEMGETVRLEDFVTDQQREEIQRAIEAVGDFRLAEIRGHLGDRYDYETLKLVRGWWRHQQTH; encoded by the coding sequence GTGTCCCACTCCTCCCCCTCCTCTGCCGCTCCGTCGTCTGCTTCCACCACCACGATCGGTCCCAACCCCACCGCCTACAACCTGCCCGGAACCCTCAAGCAAGCCTTTGGCTACGACAGTTTTCGCCCCGGTCAACAGGCCATCATCGAAGCCCTTTTAAGTAACCGGGATGTGATGGTGGTGATGCCCACGGGGGGCGGGAAATCCATCTGTTTCCAGTTGCCTGCCCTCCTGCGCAGCGGGGTGATGCTGGTGGTTTCCCCCTTAATTGCCTTAATGCAAGATCAGGTGGAAGCCCTGCAAAAGAACGGCATTGCGGCCACCTTTTTAAACAGCAGCTTACGGGGGGATGAGGCCCGATCGCGGCAACAGGCGATCCTCAGGGATCAAATCAAATTACTCTACGTTGCCCCAGAGCGGCTGCTCAGTCCCCCCTTCCTGCAATTTTTGCAAGGGGTTCAGCAAACCGTCGGGATTTCCGCCTTTGCCATTGACGAAGCCCATTGTGTCTCGGAATGGGGCCATGATTTCCGCCCGGAGTATCGGCAACTGGGACAATTACGGCAACAGTTTGCCAGCGTTCCCTTTATGGGCTTAACGGCTACGGCTACCCCACGGGTGCGGGGGGACATTATGCACCAATTGCAACTGCGGGATCCCTTTGTTCACATTGCCAGCTTTAACCGCCCCAACCTCTACTACGAAATTGTCGCCAAAGGTAAGAGCACCTATGGCAACCTGTTGCACCTGCTGCGGCAAAAGCCCCAAGACTCCGCCATTGTCTACTGCATGAGTCGTCGCCAGGTGGATGAACTGACCAACCAGTTAGCACGGGATGGAGTAACGGTGCTGCCCTACCATGCGGGCATGGGGGACGAAGCCCGCACCACCAACCAACGACGCTTTATTCGGGACGATGTGCAGGTGATGGTGGCCACAGTGGCCTTTGGCATGGGCATCAACAAGCCCGATGTGCGGCGGGTGGTGCATTATGATTTGCCCCGCAACATCGAAAGTTATTACCAAGAAGCGGGACGGGCCGGACGGGATGGGGAGCCAGCCCACTGCACCCTTTATTTCAGTGTGGGAGACATGAAACGGGTGGAATGGATGATTGACCAAAAGGTTGATCCCCACACCGGCGAACCCCTGGAAGACCAGCAACGCATTGCCCGCCAACAACTGCGCCAGGTGGTGGACTATGCCGAAAGTGCCGCCTGCCGCCGCATTGTCCAGTTGTCCTATTTTGGGGAGCAGTTTCCGGGGGACTGCGATCGCTGCGATAATTGCTGCCACCCCAAACCCCAGGAAGACTGGACGATCGAAGCCCAAAAATTTCTCTCCTGCGTAGCCCGCTGCCACGAACGCTTTGGCATGACCCACATCATTGATGTGCTGCGGGGATCCCGCAAAGAGCGCATTCAGCAACTGGGCCACGATCGCCTGTCCACCCATGGCATCGGCAAAGACCGCACCGTGGAGCAATGGCGGCTGTTGGGGCGCACCCTGCTGCAACAGGGGTGTTTAGAGGAAACCCAGGACAAATTCCCCGTGCTGAAACTAACGGCGGCCAGTTGGGAGATCATGCGCAAGCAGCGATCGATCCAAGTCGCCATCCCCCAAACAGCCCAGGAGCGCCAACCCCAGGCCAGCCGTCTGGAGGCAGAACAATTATTCGATCGTCTCCGGGTTCTGCGCAAATCCATCGCCGACGAGCAAAATGTGGCCCCCTACATGGTTTTCACCGATTCCAGCCTGCGGCTGATGTCCCAACAACGGCCCCAAACCCTGGATCAGTTTAGCCAGATCTCTGGGGTGGGGCGGCGCAAACTGGAGGACTACGGAGATCGCTTTACCACAGAAATTCGGGCCTACTGTCGGGATATGGGCCTACCCCTGATGGCAGCAGACTCGTCCGGACCCCTACCCCCGGAGTCAGCCACGGATGCCGCCTCCCGATCCCGCATTAGAATGACCATCTATGACACCTACGACCTGCACAAAAAAGGTCTCGGTCCCCAGGACATCGCTGACCAGCGCAACCTCAAATTAACCACCGTTTTTAACCACCTCGCGGACTTGTTGGAGATGGGGGAAACGGTGCGGCTAGAAGACTTTGTGACCGACCAACAACGGGAAGAAATCCAGAGGGCGATCGAGGCTGTAGGGGATTTTCGCCTTGCTGAAATTCGCGGCCATTTGGGCGATCGCTACGACTATGAAACCCTCAAACTCGTGCGGGGGTGGTGGCGACATCAACAAACCCACTAA